Proteins encoded within one genomic window of Sulfurovum sp. XGS-02:
- a CDS encoding 2-isopropylmalate synthase, protein METIKIFDTTLRDGEQSPGASMNTEEKIQIAAQLERLGVDIIEAGFAAASPGDFDAIDKISQRVTNSTVCSLARAIDADVKAAGEAIAKAKMKRIHTFIATSSIHMEHKLKMKPDEVIKRAVRAVEYARTFVDDVEFSCEDAGRSDIGFMKEISDAVIEAGATTINLPDTVGFRLPFEIGAMVKEMSEYTKGRAIISVHNHNDLGLGVANSLEAVINGARQIECTINGLGERAGNAALEEIVMALKTRSDVFSDYQTNINTKEIYPSSRLIANITGIEPQPNKAIVGKNAFAHESGIHQDGMLKNKETYEIIRPEDIGLDMDDTLVLGKHSGRAAFKDKLAKLGFTLSDEALNASFERFKIMADKKKDIYDDDLRALVTDEMTTAPKVFELVSLQLMDCSNGVPSAAVSIKKDDKEIIDAGIGEGTIDAVFKTIDRISGYEGQLMDYKVKSVSQGKDALANVTVKVSFNGEPAIIGHGLNIDTMLASARAYIGALNSYLSMEGKLKSRHADSSKTV, encoded by the coding sequence ATGGAAACCATAAAAATATTTGATACCACATTAAGAGACGGTGAGCAGAGCCCGGGGGCTTCAATGAATACCGAAGAGAAGATCCAGATCGCTGCACAGTTGGAGCGTTTGGGGGTAGACATCATTGAAGCGGGATTTGCAGCTGCGAGCCCCGGAGATTTTGATGCGATAGACAAGATCTCACAAAGGGTAACAAACTCTACGGTCTGTTCTTTGGCTAGAGCCATAGACGCAGATGTGAAAGCGGCAGGAGAAGCCATCGCAAAAGCGAAGATGAAACGTATCCATACATTTATTGCTACATCCAGCATACATATGGAACACAAGCTTAAAATGAAACCCGATGAAGTGATCAAAAGAGCGGTAAGAGCCGTTGAGTATGCCCGTACATTCGTGGATGACGTAGAGTTCTCCTGTGAAGATGCAGGCCGCTCGGACATCGGTTTTATGAAAGAAATCTCCGATGCCGTCATAGAGGCAGGTGCAACTACCATCAACTTACCTGATACAGTGGGATTCAGGCTTCCTTTTGAGATCGGTGCAATGGTTAAAGAGATGAGTGAATACACCAAAGGCAGAGCGATCATCTCTGTACACAATCATAATGACTTGGGATTAGGTGTCGCAAACTCTTTAGAGGCGGTTATCAATGGTGCAAGACAGATAGAGTGTACGATCAACGGTTTGGGTGAAAGAGCCGGGAACGCTGCACTTGAAGAGATCGTTATGGCATTAAAAACACGTTCAGATGTCTTTTCCGACTATCAAACCAATATCAACACTAAAGAGATCTATCCATCAAGCCGCTTGATTGCCAATATCACAGGGATAGAACCTCAGCCGAACAAAGCCATTGTCGGGAAAAATGCTTTTGCACATGAAAGCGGCATACACCAGGACGGTATGTTGAAAAATAAAGAGACCTATGAGATCATCCGTCCAGAAGACATCGGCTTGGATATGGATGACACGTTGGTCTTAGGTAAACATTCTGGTCGTGCGGCATTTAAAGACAAGTTGGCAAAATTAGGGTTTACTTTGAGTGATGAGGCGTTAAATGCTTCCTTTGAACGCTTTAAGATCATGGCAGATAAAAAGAAAGATATTTATGATGATGATTTAAGGGCTTTGGTCACCGATGAGATGACGACGGCGCCTAAAGTCTTTGAATTGGTCTCTTTACAGTTGATGGATTGCTCTAATGGTGTACCATCAGCAGCTGTCAGTATCAAAAAAGATGATAAAGAGATCATCGATGCAGGGATAGGTGAAGGTACTATCGATGCAGTCTTTAAAACCATAGATAGAATTTCCGGTTATGAGGGTCAATTAATGGACTATAAAGTCAAATCGGTAAGTCAAGGGAAAGATGCCTTGGCAAATGTTACCGTTAAAGTCTCATTCAACGGTGAACCTGCCATCATAGGACATGGATTGAACATAGATACGATGTTAGCCTCTGCAAGAGCCTACATTGGTGCTTTGAATTCCTATTTGAGTATGGAAGGGAAGTTGAAGTCTCGTCATGCTGACAGTTCAAAGACTGTCTAG
- a CDS encoding uroporphyrinogen-III synthase, producing the protein MKKIQNILEPLNLIYYTYDEKMNLLVLDNNWPSEYTYNELIKITHALSKKHIHFFIDENKSIVIADSDTLVKKIKRYFSSMITNIKNSRMPIYILSDKKVKWAKNLPVFAIEPIPQDVDLSSYDALVFTSKNAIYSLDSMDKTWKKKPAYVIAPETAKIVKHLGGKLAFVGKEKHGDKFALEIAEKYKHQKLLYIRASKVVSNLVNILNSNGIICDELIIYQTVCKPLDKKITLPKNSTIIFSSPSTIECFFKNISWDESFKAISIGKTTAQYFPQNITPVISDTSSLESCVKKAIELNS; encoded by the coding sequence ATGAAAAAAATACAAAACATACTGGAACCATTGAATTTAATCTACTATACCTATGATGAGAAAATGAATCTTTTAGTATTGGATAACAATTGGCCCAGTGAATATACCTACAATGAATTGATCAAGATCACGCATGCACTCAGTAAAAAGCATATCCACTTTTTTATTGATGAAAATAAATCTATCGTGATCGCAGATTCAGATACTTTAGTGAAAAAAATAAAAAGATACTTCAGCTCAATGATCACGAATATAAAGAACAGCAGAATGCCTATCTATATCTTGAGTGACAAAAAAGTTAAATGGGCAAAGAACCTACCGGTCTTTGCCATAGAACCGATACCACAAGATGTTGACCTGTCTTCTTATGACGCTTTGGTCTTTACATCCAAAAATGCCATTTATTCCTTAGATTCTATGGATAAAACTTGGAAAAAAAAGCCCGCGTATGTGATAGCTCCTGAGACGGCTAAAATAGTTAAACACTTGGGTGGAAAACTTGCATTTGTCGGCAAAGAAAAACATGGGGACAAGTTTGCCCTGGAGATAGCAGAAAAATATAAACATCAAAAACTTCTTTATATCAGAGCTTCTAAAGTTGTCTCAAACCTTGTGAACATTTTAAATAGTAATGGCATCATATGTGACGAATTGATCATCTATCAAACGGTTTGTAAACCATTGGATAAAAAAATAACCTTACCTAAAAATTCAACGATCATCTTCTCTTCACCTTCGACCATTGAATGTTTTTTTAAAAATATATCCTGGGATGAAAGTTTTAAAGCCATATCCATAGGGAAGACAACAGCGCAATATTTTCCACAAAACATTACGCCTGTCATTTCTGATACTTCTTCACTGGAGTCTTGTGTGAAAAAAGCGATAGAATTGAACAGCTAG
- a CDS encoding HPP family protein codes for MRRHVYGYFNRMRGLEASPSRAHIPHIIWSGIGAFLGIYLISVLNQYLFVNTADTLFLVGSFGASAVLLYGVPNAELSQPRNLIGGHIISALIGITVYKYLPLELSLLSALAVSLSIVAMHITRTLHPPGGATALIAVIGSSQIHELGYRFVLTPIATGTFILLIIALAVNNMSNNPNRHYPRYWR; via the coding sequence ATGCGTCGACATGTATATGGCTATTTCAATCGAATGCGGGGGTTGGAAGCTTCACCATCCCGAGCACACATACCTCATATTATCTGGTCAGGCATAGGAGCTTTCCTTGGAATTTACCTCATATCGGTGCTTAATCAATATCTTTTTGTGAACACGGCAGACACACTTTTTCTGGTTGGTTCGTTCGGCGCTTCTGCAGTGTTACTATACGGGGTGCCTAATGCAGAGTTGTCCCAGCCTCGCAATTTAATTGGAGGGCATATCATTTCGGCACTTATAGGTATCACGGTATATAAATATTTGCCATTGGAACTTTCACTTCTCAGTGCCTTGGCTGTCTCTTTATCTATTGTAGCAATGCACATTACACGCACTCTACATCCCCCTGGAGGTGCAACAGCCTTAATTGCTGTTATCGGAAGTTCCCAAATCCATGAATTAGGCTATAGGTTCGTATTGACACCGATTGCAACAGGTACTTTCATTTTATTGATCATCGCACTTGCAGTCAATAACATGTCAAACAACCCAAATCGACACTATCCGCGTTACTGGCGGTAA
- a CDS encoding globin domain-containing protein, producing the protein MSLSQSTINTVKATAGTVSQNAEAITTKMYEILFNQNPELKELFKDADPDQHKKLASAVGAYAANIDNLEVLSKAVEKMAQSHVRTHVRPEHYPMVGSAILGAIKEVLGDAATDEILDAWKEAYFFLADILIAREKELYAS; encoded by the coding sequence ATGTCCCTTTCACAATCAACGATCAATACGGTCAAAGCTACAGCTGGTACAGTTTCTCAAAATGCCGAGGCTATTACAACAAAAATGTATGAGATCCTTTTTAACCAGAATCCAGAACTCAAAGAGTTATTTAAAGATGCGGATCCGGATCAGCATAAAAAACTTGCTTCGGCAGTGGGTGCCTATGCTGCAAATATCGATAATCTGGAGGTTCTGTCTAAAGCGGTCGAGAAGATGGCACAAAGCCATGTACGTACCCATGTCAGACCTGAACACTATCCAATGGTGGGTAGTGCCATTCTTGGTGCTATTAAAGAGGTCTTGGGAGATGCTGCCACAGATGAGATCCTTGATGCTTGGAAAGAAGCCTATTTTTTCCTGGCTGATATTTTGATCGCCAGAGAAAAAGAGCTATACGCATCATAA
- a CDS encoding Spy/CpxP family protein refolding chaperone, which translates to MLKINVIVATAIIGVSTLYAGDVDLVKTKCATCHMLEKPTPDMIPTLKAPPMGAVMYHTKLVMADKQAMKDFITDYVINPAAKKSVCESNKVQQYGVMPSLKGSITQEELSKIADYLIEHYPSEEFVDMIDEIQRNDKMNALQNSPFLINKEALPHMTKLLIKHWDKQALGLSDEQKKKLLVIRDHTIGEVQKAKRKIDTLETEMMEALFMDDESPKNLESKIDEIAKLKASVTKVHIQCISQTLEILDDEQIEYLLPFWEYK; encoded by the coding sequence ATGTTAAAAATAAATGTTATCGTAGCCACAGCTATTATTGGGGTTAGTACATTATATGCAGGTGACGTTGATCTAGTAAAGACGAAATGTGCTACATGCCATATGCTTGAAAAACCGACACCTGATATGATACCTACCTTAAAAGCACCACCTATGGGAGCTGTGATGTATCATACGAAGTTGGTGATGGCTGATAAGCAAGCAATGAAAGATTTTATTACTGATTATGTGATAAACCCTGCGGCAAAAAAATCAGTCTGTGAGTCAAATAAAGTACAACAGTACGGTGTGATGCCTTCGCTTAAAGGGAGTATTACCCAAGAGGAGCTCTCTAAGATCGCGGATTACCTGATCGAGCACTACCCTTCCGAAGAATTTGTAGATATGATCGATGAAATTCAAAGAAATGACAAAATGAATGCACTACAGAACTCTCCATTTCTGATCAATAAGGAAGCGTTGCCCCATATGACAAAGCTGCTGATCAAACATTGGGATAAACAGGCTTTGGGACTGAGTGACGAGCAGAAAAAGAAACTTCTTGTGATTCGAGATCATACGATAGGAGAGGTTCAAAAAGCAAAACGAAAGATTGATACTTTAGAGACGGAAATGATGGAAGCTCTGTTCATGGATGATGAATCCCCAAAAAACCTGGAGAGTAAAATAGATGAAATAGCGAAACTGAAAGCATCTGTAACAAAAGTGCATATTCAATGTATCTCTCAGACACTGGAGATACTCGATGATGAGCAGATAGAGTATTTACTTCCTTTCTGGGAATATAAATAG
- a CDS encoding Crp/Fnr family transcriptional regulator: MEKSNITEILKQITLFSSLSEKELSELATVTQISHYHKDSIVFTQGEMSENVMILIDGVVSIYKHDSKGNEVVIGYFNRYALLAEAATLRKTPLPSSARFQTDGSILKISLDGFESFLLSHSRLAYEIIQSLLAKIDLLQQNIHFNLAATSKEKVLNFYQKNPKLALDLKQYEIASILSMTPETLSRNISKLLKEEKLIQVSTGYKVP, from the coding sequence ATGGAAAAATCGAATATTACGGAGATACTGAAGCAGATCACTCTCTTCTCTTCATTAAGTGAAAAAGAGCTCAGTGAACTCGCAACCGTGACGCAGATATCTCATTATCATAAAGATTCGATCGTTTTTACACAAGGTGAGATGAGTGAAAATGTCATGATATTGATCGATGGGGTCGTGAGTATCTATAAACATGACAGTAAAGGAAATGAAGTTGTGATCGGATACTTTAACCGGTATGCACTGCTTGCTGAGGCGGCTACTTTAAGAAAGACTCCGTTACCTTCATCTGCAAGATTTCAAACAGACGGTTCTATTCTTAAAATTTCACTCGATGGTTTTGAAAGTTTTCTTCTCAGTCATTCCAGACTTGCGTATGAAATTATTCAGTCACTGCTTGCAAAGATCGATCTCCTCCAACAAAATATACATTTTAACCTTGCGGCAACCTCCAAAGAGAAAGTATTAAATTTTTATCAGAAAAACCCTAAGTTGGCATTAGATCTCAAACAGTATGAGATAGCCTCTATACTCAGTATGACACCGGAAACACTCTCTCGTAATATCTCCAAATTACTGAAGGAGGAAAAACTGATACAGGTTTCAACGGGTTATAAAGTACCTTAA
- a CDS encoding bacteriohemerythrin, with protein sequence MGLIYAEQVEYMSVDEMQKTHEDEIKIINEIEKLTVGYERGTTEQAELEHKLDEYIAHVKAHFANEERLMQEYDFPSYEMHKLAHDMFLMDLQYATRQWKEFGDIKKIINFVAKTPEWIIMHVKSVDAPTADYLARKMEQQNEA encoded by the coding sequence ATGGGATTGATTTATGCAGAACAGGTAGAGTATATGAGTGTCGATGAGATGCAGAAGACACATGAGGATGAAATTAAAATTATCAATGAGATCGAGAAGCTTACTGTAGGATATGAAAGAGGTACAACAGAACAAGCTGAGCTGGAACATAAACTGGACGAATATATCGCACATGTGAAAGCACACTTTGCGAATGAAGAGCGTTTAATGCAAGAGTATGACTTTCCATCTTACGAGATGCATAAATTGGCACATGATATGTTTTTAATGGATCTTCAGTATGCAACAAGACAATGGAAAGAGTTTGGGGATATCAAGAAGATCATCAACTTTGTAGCCAAGACACCTGAGTGGATTATCATGCATGTAAAGTCGGTAGATGCCCCCACAGCAGATTATCTTGCGAGAAAAATGGAACAACAGAACGAAGCGTAA
- a CDS encoding bacteriohemerythrin: MLIDVKDIQQVSNDMMNILHEEEIRIINDFHDAVLTKDKEKIDELFKVVQFDVEDHFSTEEAMMEESKFYAMQMHKSEHDTMRKKLDQLQKSWESHRDPEEIQKFLEDEFKHWLVLHVARWDSETAMHLGDSM; the protein is encoded by the coding sequence ATGCTGATAGACGTTAAAGATATACAACAAGTTTCCAATGATATGATGAATATATTACACGAAGAGGAGATCAGGATCATTAATGATTTTCATGATGCTGTCCTGACAAAAGATAAGGAGAAGATAGATGAACTCTTTAAGGTCGTCCAGTTTGATGTAGAAGATCATTTTTCTACAGAAGAAGCAATGATGGAAGAGAGTAAGTTCTATGCTATGCAAATGCATAAAAGTGAACATGACACGATGAGAAAAAAGCTCGATCAACTCCAAAAAAGCTGGGAAAGCCATAGGGACCCTGAAGAGATACAAAAGTTCCTGGAAGATGAATTCAAACATTGGCTGGTACTACATGTTGCAAGATGGGATTCCGAAACTGCAATGCATCTTGGAGATTCGATGTAA
- the serS gene encoding serine--tRNA ligase, producing the protein MIDLKYLQNNFEEASAKLQKKGVDTTALENLQGLFLSLKEANAALEAAKAEQNSMSKLFGQYMREGKDITELKAKVDANKEAMVPLQEKAREAEEALYNVALAIPNFPDESVPEGADEEDNVELRKVLEPKSFSFEPKEHWALAESNGWIDFERGVKLAKSRFSVLRGEAARLERALINFFLDTNAAKGFEELCVPFMNNSAMLQGTGQLPKFEDDLFKIDEEDLYLIPTAEVPLTNMYHDEILTEKELPVLMTGYTPCFRKEAGSAGRDTRGMIRQHQFDKVEMVAIAHPDKSDEVFEMMVENASDILTALGLPHRVVELCGGDLGFGAAKTIDLEVWLPGQNKYREISSISNTRDFQARRAKIRFKDGKKNRFVHTLNGSALAVGRTLIAIMENYQNEDGSITIPTVLQKYM; encoded by the coding sequence ATGATCGATTTAAAATATCTCCAAAACAACTTCGAAGAGGCCAGTGCAAAACTCCAAAAAAAAGGTGTAGATACAACTGCGCTTGAAAACCTTCAAGGTTTATTTCTATCGCTGAAAGAAGCCAATGCAGCACTGGAAGCTGCAAAAGCGGAGCAGAACAGCATGTCTAAGCTCTTTGGACAGTATATGCGTGAAGGCAAGGACATTACTGAACTTAAAGCGAAAGTAGATGCCAACAAAGAAGCGATGGTTCCACTTCAGGAGAAAGCCAGAGAAGCCGAAGAGGCACTTTATAATGTAGCGTTGGCAATCCCGAATTTTCCAGATGAGAGTGTACCGGAGGGTGCAGATGAAGAGGATAATGTTGAGCTACGTAAAGTGTTGGAGCCTAAAAGTTTCTCTTTTGAACCCAAAGAACACTGGGCATTGGCCGAGAGCAATGGGTGGATAGATTTTGAACGCGGTGTAAAGCTTGCAAAAAGCCGTTTCTCGGTGCTGCGTGGTGAAGCTGCAAGATTGGAAAGAGCACTGATCAACTTTTTCCTGGATACGAATGCTGCTAAAGGCTTTGAAGAGCTTTGTGTACCATTTATGAATAACAGTGCAATGCTGCAAGGTACAGGACAGCTTCCTAAGTTTGAAGATGATCTCTTTAAAATCGATGAAGAGGACCTTTACCTTATCCCTACGGCAGAAGTACCTCTGACCAATATGTATCATGATGAGATACTCACAGAGAAAGAGCTTCCAGTACTGATGACAGGATACACACCATGTTTCAGAAAAGAAGCGGGATCCGCTGGACGTGACACACGCGGTATGATACGTCAACACCAGTTTGATAAAGTAGAGATGGTGGCCATCGCACATCCTGACAAAAGTGATGAAGTGTTTGAAATGATGGTAGAAAATGCTTCTGATATACTCACTGCACTGGGATTACCGCATAGAGTCGTAGAACTCTGTGGCGGAGACCTTGGGTTTGGTGCAGCAAAGACCATAGACCTGGAAGTGTGGCTCCCGGGACAGAACAAATACCGCGAAATATCTTCTATCTCAAACACAAGAGATTTCCAGGCAAGACGTGCAAAGATCCGTTTCAAAGACGGTAAGAAAAACAGATTTGTTCATACGCTCAACGGCTCAGCACTTGCGGTAGGACGTACATTGATAGCTATCATGGAGAACTATCAGAACGAAGATGGAAGCATTACCATTCCTACTGTGCTTCAGAAGTATATGTAA
- a CDS encoding tetratricopeptide repeat protein, with protein sequence MRVILFYLSLSLFSFSSQSDVMEVQKEVDALKEPMYKPLVERYMLDEVRNLRMEQQSLRVEMHEKIAQARLDVSDRAMNYMTSTVSNIFLILTAIASLIAILGWKSVKDAKEQTKLVVQQKLEEITKEYAEKLAKIEAEMQSRSEDIITNQESIARSNAIHALWRRSNLEDNVQAKVEIYDQILEIDKNNVEALTYKADAVLDLGQKEWALNLCNKALDLDSGYAYSYWQRSCVNAEMGNIENAVSDIIKAIKISPVLANDIESESSFDAIRDKEAFKVFMNEQLPILLRSES encoded by the coding sequence ATGCGGGTTATACTATTTTATCTATCTCTGTCACTTTTTTCTTTCTCTTCCCAAAGTGATGTGATGGAAGTACAAAAAGAGGTAGATGCTTTAAAGGAGCCTATGTATAAACCTCTGGTCGAACGCTACATGTTGGATGAGGTCAGGAACCTGCGTATGGAGCAGCAAAGCTTACGTGTGGAGATGCATGAAAAGATCGCGCAGGCCCGTTTGGATGTTTCGGATCGTGCGATGAACTATATGACCAGTACCGTGAGTAATATTTTTTTGATCCTTACTGCCATAGCCTCTCTAATCGCCATTTTAGGATGGAAAAGTGTCAAGGATGCCAAAGAACAGACCAAACTGGTTGTGCAGCAAAAACTGGAAGAGATTACGAAAGAGTATGCAGAAAAACTTGCAAAAATAGAAGCAGAGATGCAGAGCCGTTCTGAAGATATCATCACGAATCAGGAGAGCATCGCCCGTTCCAATGCCATACATGCGCTTTGGAGAAGAAGCAATCTTGAAGATAATGTTCAGGCAAAAGTCGAGATCTACGACCAGATCCTTGAAATTGACAAGAATAATGTAGAGGCATTGACCTATAAAGCAGATGCAGTACTGGATCTAGGACAAAAAGAGTGGGCACTGAACCTGTGTAACAAGGCATTGGATTTGGACAGCGGATATGCCTATTCTTATTGGCAGCGGAGCTGTGTGAATGCAGAAATGGGAAATATAGAGAATGCAGTCAGTGACATCATCAAAGCGATCAAGATCTCTCCGGTGTTGGCAAATGATATTGAGAGTGAAAGCAGTTTTGATGCGATCCGTGACAAAGAAGCGTTTAAAGTATTTATGAATGAGCAGTTGCCAATACTCTTACGATCAGAGTCATAA
- a CDS encoding efflux RND transporter periplasmic adaptor subunit — MEEMQKIINYHTDRRKWGKWAILFMGITLLFVYVFFFRDPRGMEYRYVSEILKKSDLSLTVSASGYIQPLESVDVGTEVSGTIEEVYVDYNDQVTKGELLARLDTTKYQSAYDRAKAALQVSKAALQSAQAQYYQAETTVKRYEKLKTSSKGTLPTQSDWDREWANFLLTKAQIANAQAQIAQATHALKAAQYDLERTKIYSPINGTVLVRNVDPGQTVAATFQTPVLFSIAKDLSKMELQISIDEADIGKIETGQKASFSVDAYPDTTFDTTIRQVRINSEVLESVVTYKAIMEVDNKDLLLKPGMSVNADIVTNMLKDVFVVKRSALLFIPVKPESQSFFGGERNEKIEVDPKPHVWILEEGVPKKVYVKVLGNNGPLSAIESSDLQEGQKIIINQETAP, encoded by the coding sequence ATGGAAGAGATGCAAAAGATCATCAATTATCACACAGATAGACGAAAATGGGGCAAATGGGCGATACTTTTCATGGGCATAACACTTCTCTTTGTCTATGTTTTCTTTTTCAGAGACCCCCGAGGGATGGAGTATCGTTATGTCTCGGAAATATTGAAAAAATCTGATCTTTCTCTCACCGTATCGGCCAGCGGGTATATTCAGCCACTTGAAAGTGTGGATGTGGGGACAGAGGTCTCAGGTACCATCGAAGAGGTCTATGTCGACTATAACGATCAGGTCACAAAAGGAGAACTCTTAGCCCGCCTGGATACCACCAAATATCAAAGTGCCTATGACAGGGCCAAAGCTGCACTGCAAGTGTCGAAAGCAGCATTGCAGAGTGCACAGGCACAATATTATCAGGCCGAAACAACCGTCAAGCGCTATGAAAAACTCAAAACCTCTTCCAAGGGGACACTCCCTACACAAAGTGACTGGGACAGGGAGTGGGCAAACTTCCTGCTGACCAAAGCACAGATCGCCAATGCCCAGGCTCAGATAGCCCAGGCCACCCACGCTTTGAAGGCCGCACAGTATGATCTTGAACGTACAAAGATCTATTCGCCTATCAACGGAACCGTTTTGGTAAGAAATGTCGACCCGGGACAGACGGTAGCTGCGACATTCCAGACACCTGTGCTTTTCAGCATTGCCAAAGATCTGAGTAAGATGGAGCTTCAGATCAGCATTGATGAAGCAGATATCGGAAAGATCGAAACAGGGCAAAAAGCAAGTTTCAGCGTAGATGCCTACCCCGATACCACCTTCGATACAACGATCCGTCAGGTCAGGATCAACTCAGAAGTACTGGAGAGTGTTGTCACCTATAAAGCGATTATGGAAGTGGACAACAAAGATCTGCTGCTCAAGCCGGGTATGAGCGTCAATGCCGACATTGTGACAAACATGCTCAAGGATGTATTTGTAGTCAAACGCTCTGCCCTGCTTTTTATCCCTGTCAAGCCAGAATCCCAATCCTTTTTTGGTGGCGAGAGAAATGAAAAGATAGAGGTTGATCCCAAACCTCATGTCTGGATACTCGAAGAGGGTGTACCTAAAAAAGTCTATGTGAAGGTACTGGGCAATAACGGCCCTTTAAGTGCGATAGAGAGCAGTGATCTTCAAGAGGGACAAAAGATCATCATCAATCAGGAAACGGCACCATGA
- a CDS encoding ABC transporter ATP-binding protein, whose translation MITLKNISKVYGEGDAETTVLHGIDLKIEKGEFIAIMGPSGSGKSTLLNILGTLDVPSSGEYIFLDTQIASLSADQRALFRRYILGFIFQGYNLLKKTTSLENVEVPLIYQGLDSKARKRMATEALKDVGLEDRLYYDPGQLSGGQQQRVAIARAMVTRPKILIADEPTGNLDTKRGHEIMELIRTFNQQGITVIMVTHEDDIAAYASRTIYLRDGTIEKEVNRVS comes from the coding sequence ATGATCACTTTAAAGAATATCAGCAAAGTGTATGGGGAAGGAGATGCCGAAACAACCGTACTTCATGGCATCGACCTAAAGATAGAAAAAGGGGAATTTATCGCTATCATGGGGCCAAGCGGAAGCGGCAAATCGACACTTTTAAATATTCTGGGTACGCTCGATGTCCCAAGCAGCGGAGAGTACATTTTTTTAGACACGCAGATAGCCTCTCTCAGTGCAGACCAGCGTGCATTGTTCAGAAGGTATATTTTAGGGTTTATCTTTCAAGGGTATAACCTTTTAAAAAAAACCACTTCACTTGAAAATGTGGAAGTACCCTTGATCTACCAAGGGCTTGACAGCAAAGCACGCAAACGCATGGCAACCGAGGCACTCAAGGATGTAGGCCTGGAAGACAGACTCTATTATGACCCCGGCCAGCTTTCAGGGGGACAGCAGCAGCGTGTAGCGATTGCCAGAGCGATGGTAACACGTCCAAAGATCCTCATTGCAGATGAACCTACTGGAAACCTCGATACCAAACGCGGCCATGAGATCATGGAGTTGATCAGAACCTTTAACCAGCAGGGGATCACTGTGATTATGGTGACTCACGAAGATGATATCGCAGCCTATGCTTCAAGAACGATCTATCTGCGTGACGGGACCATCGAAAAAGAGGTCAATCGTGTTTCGTAA